The following are from one region of the Epinephelus fuscoguttatus linkage group LG11, E.fuscoguttatus.final_Chr_v1 genome:
- the fkbp3 gene encoding peptidyl-prolyl cis-trans isomerase FKBP3, translating to MADEPTREWSDEQLKSDDLPKKDIIKFIQDNAAHSFLNEHKLLGNIKNVAKTAKKEQLITAYNQLFESKRFKGTEPIEEVTEQVKAVKIEEKPKEVPTEAVDEGPPKYFKSVLKKGDKTNFPKKGDTVSCWYTGSLEDGTVFDTNIPTTARKKKQSKPLSFKAGLGRVIRGWDEAIMTMSKGETARLEIEPEWAYGKKGLPDSKIPPNAKLIFEVELVAVD from the exons ATGGCGGATGAACCAACACGGGAGTGGAGCGATGAGCAGCTCAAAAGTGACGATTTGCCCAAAAAAGACATTATAAAGTTCATTCAGGACAATGCAGCCCACTCG TTCCTCAATGAGCACAAGCTGCTGGGAAACATCAAAAACGTCGCCAAAACAGCAAAGAAAGAGCAACTGATCACTGCCTACAATCAGCTGTTTGAGAGCAAA AGGTTTAAAGGCACGGAGCCAATTGAAGAGGTGACCGAGCAGgttaaagctgtgaaaattGAAGAAAAGCCCAAAGAAGTCCCGACAGAGGCTGTGGATGAG GGTCCACCAAAGTACTTCAAGTCAGTGCTGAAGAAAGGCGACAAAACCAACTTCCCAAAGAAAGGTGACACTGTGAGCTGCTGGTACACTGGCTCTCTGGAGGATGGGACTGTCTTCGACACCAATATTCCCACAA cGGCGAGAAAGAAGAAGCAATCCAAACCACTGTCCTTCAAAGCCGGCTTGGGCAGAGTCATCAGAGGA tgggACGAGGCCATCATGACGATGAGTAAGGGTGAAACAGCTCGACTGGAGATTGAACCAGAGTGGGCCTACGGGAAGAAGGGTCTCCCTGACTCCAA AATTCCTCCCAACGCAAAGCTGATCTTCGAGGTTGAGCTGGTGGCGGTGGATTAA
- the faua gene encoding FAU ubiquitin like and ribosomal protein S30 fusion a: MQLFLRAQNTHTLEVTGQETVGQIKAHVQDLEGLLVEDQVLLLAGCPLEDEASLASCGVSEHCTLEVAGRLLGGKVHGSLARAGKVRGQTPKVDKQEKKKKKTGRAKRRIQYNRRFVNVVPTFGKKKGPNANS, translated from the exons ATGCAGCTCTTCTTGCGTGCCCAGAACACTCACACCCTTGAGGTGACCGGACAGGAGACTGTTGGACAGATCAAG GCCCATGTCCAGGATCTGGAGGGTCTCCTGGTTGAGGATCAGGTGCTGTTGCTTGCTGGATGCCCACTTGAGGATGAAGCCTCTCTGGCATCCTGTGGTGTCTCAGAGCACTGCACCCTGGAGGTAGCTGGCAGGCTGCTGGGAG GTAAAGTTCACGGCTCTCTGGCCCGTGCCGGAAAAGTGAGGGGACAGACGCCCAAG GTCGACaagcaggagaagaagaaaaagaagactgGCCGTGCCAAGCGTCGCATCCAGTACAACAGGCGCTTTGTGAACGTGGTGCCCACCTTCGGAAAGAAGAAGGGACCCAACGCCAACTCCTAA